In Prionailurus bengalensis isolate Pbe53 chromosome D4, Fcat_Pben_1.1_paternal_pri, whole genome shotgun sequence, the DNA window CTTAATCCCCAGGACCGTCCAGTGAGGAGGTCCTATTATCGGGTTCATTCTGCTGATAAGACAACTCGGGCTCAGGGCAGTGAAGTCATTTGCCCAGGATTACTCGTGGTTAAGTGAGGAGGCGAGATTTGAACGTGTGTGGTGCTATGCGTGAACCTAACCACGGCCCCCCCTGCGGAGCCCGGGGGGTCTGTGGCATCTGGTTATTACCCCCCGTCCTGGACTCTGCCTCTGTGAATGCTGGCCTTCCACTAAGTCTCCACTGTGGAACACCCCTAATGCCCAGTCACACGTCCTGCCTTTCATCTGGCCCCTGTGAGCTTCCTGGGCAAAGCCAGCTTATCCCTTGTCAGTCCTGTTCACCACCTTGATTTGCCTTGAGGCCAGtagtgctgaatgaatgaatgaatgaatgaatgaatgaacgaacaaacaaAGGAAGGAATGAGCCctgtgggtctcagtttccctaaCTATAAAATGGATTTCCCCCTAACTGGAGCCCCTTTGCATCCAACTGAGTATTTATGCCAGGAATCCTGATACCCTTCACCTCCTAACCTGCACTTGAACTCAACAGACAAGGAGCTTCACGCCCCATCTAACTGGCTGAACACCAGAAAGCGATCCAAGGAGGGGTCAGGGTCTGCCCAAGGTCTCAGCAAGTCTGTGGCATCAGAACTCAGACCTCAGGATCCCTCCAGCACCGGCACATACACAGCCGAGTGAGCCTGAACCAGTGTCCCTCAGGCCTCCTTCGTGGAGACACTCACCATCCGATTTCCCCACATCTGCCCAGCAGCATGTAGTAGCGGCTCAATTAAAACTTGTATATGAAGGGGATGGGAACCTGGAATATTCCTGGTCAGAGGGGGCACGCCCCTCTGCCACGAGTCCTTGCCTCCTCCTCAGATTCCCTTGAGAACCCCTCCTCTCTGTGACCCCCCACGCGGAAGTGCCTGGCCACCTGGAGACATGACCGACCAGTCTTGGAGCGGACACCtctctttattcatctatttcaCCACCTGCAGCCTGGTTTCTCCAAGACCCAGTCACATTTCTCACAGTCTGGGGTGGcaccctcccctttctcccccaaACTGCCCCGCAACCCTGAGGAATTCTCCCCTGCCCAGCTCAGTCGCAGAGGGAAGTGGCAGCCgttgttcccatttcacagatggggaggtTGAAACCCAGGAGCGCAGAGCCCAGACCAGGGTCACACGGGGGTCTCTGGGGTGTGTTCTGCCCTCAGCAGGGAGGGAGGACTCGGCTGGGGCTCCGTGTACCCTCGCTGGGGGGTGGCTGGCTCCGGCCGCGTCGCAGGGAGCTGCCAATCTGGTCTCTGAGGGCCTCCAGTCTCCGGGCCAGGTTTGGAACTGCAGCCCCGCCTAAGGAGCACAGTGAGACCCGAGGCCTGTGCTCCCCCGGGCCCGCCCCACCCAGACCCCTCAATGCCCTAACACCCTTTGAGGAAGCCTCAGGCGGTCCCCCTCCCCCTGAACCAACACCACAGGCTCCTGCACGCGTGTGGACGACCAGGTGGCCCTAGGAAGAGAACTCCAGTTTGGAAACTGCAAGGATCTTAAGGATCACCTCGCAGTACACACCCTGTTCCAGAAGGGGGGAGACTGAGGTCTGGACAGGGGGAGTTCTGGCCCGAGACCACCAAAAACGCTAGGGGCcccgccctgtctctctccttcacctcTCAGCACCGGTGACGCATCTGGAGGCCCCATGGGCAGGGGCGGCGCAGAGGGCACCACCTCCTCTCGCATCAACATCTCCGCCAGGACTCGGGTCCTAGTCCAGTCGCTATGACTCCTAGCCCGGGGTGGGTTGGGCGGTGGGAGGTGAGCCTTCGACTCCCCAGGcgagcctcctcctcccccatcccagtGCCCAAGGGCTGGGCCTACCTCTCTCTCGGGAACTCGGCAGAGTCAGGATTGCATGGGGGtgcccagggtgggggctgggcagacAGAGCCAGGCCACCCGGGGTCTTAGGGCCAAACACCTGCAGGAAAGACCAGAGCCCGCACTGGGCGACCCTGCCTCTATGTGCTCCACCTTCCTGGTGCCATCATGGCGCCACCATCCCTGCCACACATGCCCCACGGGACACCAAGAATGTCAGGTGGGCGTCAAAGTGCAGGGTCTTGGTCACTTTCTCTGCGGGCAGTGGGCAGGCCTTGTAATGTCCTCTCTGGGGATGAGGAACTCCCTGCGGGCAGGAACCATGTCTGTTCGAATCCCATGTCATGTCTGAATCTTTGTGCCCAGAACAGAGGCTGGCATGAAGCTAGGAGCTTAGGGGACAGGTACTGAATGAGTGAACGCGTGAGTAAGCGAACACGGAAATGAGTAACATGCGAGTGAATGAATAAGCGAGCGGGACAGTGAGTTCCTGTAAGAAGGCAGGATGGGGGCGGGGAAAGCAAACAGACTTTCTGAACCCTGGGTGGGAGCCCAAAGCCAGCCCCTCACTCAAACGATCCAGCCGGGGACCCTGGAGCTCTGGAGCCTCCCAGGCCACGGACCCCCCGGATCACAGTCTCCAGCTCTCCCAGCCTTCCCTCCCCCGCCTTGGCCTTTCCTACCTGCGGCAGCTGGAGCCCCCTGTGTGGGCAGGCCCAGTGGGCCAACGGTGCTCGGCACAAGGGGCACAGGTGAcagcaggggcaggagcagaggggcGGCAGGGCCTGCAACAGGGCACGTCAGAGGCTTTGTGACATTCTTGCTCCTCACCCCACCGGGCCGGCCAGAGACTCACGTGGCAGGGGCGAGCTGGTGCCATCACACAGGGACACGGTGGGGCTGGGCCGGGGTTTGGCAGGTGAAGGGAGCAGGCACAGAGGAGGCGCCTGGAAAGGACGGTGGGGTCTATGCCTGCGGTCTGAAAACCAACCACGAGGCTGGTCCCCGAGTCCCCCTTTTAGCCAACACTCAGccgtgccaggcaccgttctcaGTGCTTTACGTATGAACTCGTTCAATCCAAACTTTAAGACAACCCTACCAAGTAGGACCTATATCAGCCCCATTtcatagaagaggaagaaggccAGGCAGGGAGAAGTAAAACAAGTCAcccaaggtctcacagctggTAAGCGGCAGAGCCGGACTCTGAACCCAGGTGGTCCGGACCCAGAGGGCAGACTCTTGACCGCTTCACGGAGccacctcctcccacctgccctgtgTCCCGAGGCCTGCCTCCAGGCTGGCAGCCGCGCTCACCGCTCCAGCTCGTGCACCTGCTGGGCCAGGACCCGCTGCTCATCCCGGGCCTGGTCCCGGCTACTCTGCAGCTGGCTCTTTTCTTTCCTGGGAAGAGCAGGCCCCAGGAAGGTGACAGGAGGCAGAGATACCAGTAGGGGGACGGGTCATCCCTTCTCTTTGCAGTGGAGTACAAGCCCCAGGAGACAAGCGGGGACAGAGGGTAGCCAAGgacccggggaggggggcagcttGGCGGGAGCAGCATAGAAGTGAGGGGCGGGGCACAGAGTCCCCCTGGCTGAGGGGGAGCCTACCGGAGCCTCTCATTCTCCAGCATGAACTCCTGCAGCATCCCATAGAGGTTCCGCTGGGCCCAGGCCACCCGGGCCCCACTGAGCCCTGAGGCTGTCGGGGGGGAAGCTCACGGTGGCTGGATCCATGGGAGCCCCAgccacaccccacccctgcccctggggagCTCATACCCTTGGGGTGTACTTGGCCCAGTTGGGACCGCAGGCAGCGGTTCTCCTCCTGGAGCTGCCGTATCTCCATCTCCAAACGCTGGGGTTGCTTTGCCATAGGTGACTGCCCAGAAAGAGGCCCAGAGCTGCTGTTTACGGCTGTACAAGTTGTGCACTGTACAAGCGCTTCCGGGGGCGGTGAGCAGAGCCTGAGATCTAGCCCATGCTTCACGTGCCAGCCTTGCACCTGGAGGAGGCACCCTGCCCTAATGGTGTCAAAGTACCAGGAAGCCTTAGCCGTGTGCCTGGAGGGCCTGCTCTGAGCTGCAGCCTGCTCCAAATCCAACCTTAAACTCAGTTCTGTCCAGGCCTTGGCCCAGATTCTGACCCCAAACAAGACACTACGTCAGACCCCAAGTCAACTCAGACTTAATCACGGTACCAACTGGGATCCTGGCTATACCCTGAATCATATTCCAAATCAGACTACACCCCTAGACATGCCCTAATCCTGACCATGacccctgaccccaccccacctAATCACGACCCCATCATCAGGACTCTCACTCTAATCCCAACTGTGACTCATCCCAGACTTCCCACGACACCAACTCAGGCTCCTGTTACTGCCTGATCCCCAACCATCTCCCCGACCCACACCTCTGCCCGGTCTCCCTCCATTCACCTTGGGGGCCTGTGGCCGAGTGGTGACCCGCTGAGCTCGGCTTGCATATCGCAGGGTGCTCAGAGTCTCGGGAAGGCACTGGACTGAAGGGGACACGCAGGCCACCTGGGGAGGGCTGCCGCTGAGCGTTCCTTCCTCTCTGGGACCCTCTCCCTCAGGAACCATCCCTCCCTGCCAGCCCTTCTCGGATACCATGAGGGTGACCCCGTGTCCCCCCAGCGAGTCCGCCAGCAGCTTGGTGAGCTTGCTGTCCCGGAAGGGGATGTGGCTCTGCTTCCGCTGTGGGTCCAGTAACAGGGAGATGCAGTGACCTGGGCGGGGACAAGGCTAGCAAGGTTACACCcgttgcccaaggccacccagctgcTTCACACAGAGCTGGCATCTCCGCCCAGGCCTGTGTGACTTGAAAATCTCTCCTTCCCAAGATCTTGTCACTCAGTCAGACTGGCCTCTGCTACCAGACTGGGGCTCCTGAGGGCACAGATGACCCTGTCCGCCCCTGATCCCCAGTGCCACCAAAGAACCTGACCAGCAGGCCTGGCACTCGGCAGGGGCTCAGGAAATATCTGACAAGTGGGCTGAATGAAGAAGAGTTCCTGAAAATCTCCCCACACATGCCACAGAGGAAGGCTGGCGTCCCAGCCCTGAAGGCTCCCAAGGCCCCgtgacctggggcaggggtgggaaggtCAGTTCCCTTCCCCTCactgggcctcagtcttcccaaCTGCACATGGGACAGGCTGACTGTCTGAGGGCTCATACTCTGCACCTGAGTGTTTCTACCTCCCCAGTTAAAATGTGCCTTTACAGACCCTCAGGGTTTACAGACTCATGAATAAAGTGCTAAGAGGGAAGGCTCCAGTCAATAGCAAGCTGAGGCCAGGAGGAGGCGTGTGGCTCCTGGGTCACAGCTCCTGACTCTCCCGTCCTACGCCTCCCCTGGCTTCCCCCACTGTGGACGGTTCTGGGTCCGGCTCAGAGGAGGGACTCAGGAAGTCAGTCCAGCTGGCCCCAGGCCTCACCCAGGGCCAGCAGGCTGCGATTGATGCTGTTTGCCTCAAGCATCAGCTCCCCACGGGATCCCGTGGCCGCCACCTTCTCACTGCCGGCCAGGTCTACAAAGCACAGCTTCCCACCAACGGGGGGCTCCCCAGGGTCCACTGGAGGCATCTGTGGGGTAGGAGGATCAGGGTCGATGAGGACTTGGGAGGGGCTGTCCCCATCGGAGTCACAAAGCCAAGGGTTTCCACTATTATCTCCTGCACACGCCCCGGTTGGTTTATACACCCGGCGGCAGACCCTTGCCGGGTGGTCCTGGGCCAGCTCCTTCCCCCAGTGGGGACACTCACGGTTTGGCGGCTGAtgtagagcgtgagcagggcatgGCTTCGGCTGGAGGCCTGGttcaggctgtgagctgagcTCCGTCGACGGCTAAGACCTAGAGGGGGAAAACAGCAGGAGCTGCACCTGGTAGGAGGAGCAGGTGGTCACCAATAAAGAAAAAGCAGCCAGGGCATCCTGGGAGAGGGACCAGCCcatgcaaaggcacagaggcctGCCTCCAGCACGGACAGGtgaaagaaagatggagagaacTGAGGGGAAGAACGTCCATCAGGTTCACGTTTTATAAACATCTCTTCTGTTGctgtgtggagggagggagagagactcggGCAGAAAGATCAGCTACCAGGCATGGTACAACTCTGGGGCCAGAACCCAGAGTCCCGGTGTCCCCGCAGCCTGCCACagggtaggtgctcaataaatatttgatgaataaatgaacgagGCTGGAACAGAAGGGCACCACAGGCTAGCCTAAGAGGTATGACCTTTACCTTCAACAAGCTGGAAGGGTCTGGAGGTCCGAAGGGGCAGAGGGATGTGGTTTGCTGTGTGGAGGGGAAGAGACTGGAAGGGGAGAGCCTTGAGGTGGGGAGACCTCTTCAAGGGGCAAAAATGGGGcttgacagaggcagagactctGGGCTGGAGAGGAGACCATGACCCGGACTCCGCTCTACCCAATCATGACCCCATCATCAGGATTCTAAGAGTTCGAACAGCAGTCGGACAGCAGAATctccaggcctggggtggggccggGGTCCATCCCTGGGCTGTGTCTGAATTGTGGTCTGCTGACCCTTTTCCCCCACTAGGGTCATCTCAGCCCACAGCTCCGGCCAGGGGCTCCGAGTGCACCACCAGTGAACAGCTGAGGAACGGGCGCCCCCACACCCCAAAGCGCCCCCGAAGCAGCACACACCCATTTGCATCAGTTCCATCAGGGCCCCCAGACTCCCAAACTCCACCACTCGCAGCTGCTCCACATAGAAGCCCTGGGTCTTGTTCCAGCGAACAGGGAGAGGCCGGGGAGCTCCCAGGCTCAGTAGGTCTCGAACCTGAGAGGAGGGTGGCCGGTGAGGGAAGGGGCCCTGCGCCCGTGCTCCATCAACCCCCAGACCTTACCACCACAGTCCCCCAGCCTCTTCTGTCCCTTGACCCCAGCTCCTTGGAGAGAAATACTTCTTTTACCTGGAGGGCTGTCTATTCAATCTCAGTCCCCCACCTGCTCATTGTAGATCTCCAAATAGGAGGCGCGGAGGGTGACAGGGGCTCCCAGGTGCCGCACCCGGTCTAACAGCCAAGCGAAGGTCCTCTGCATGATGCCGGCTAGGTTGGGGGGTACGGGCACCCCCTCGCCCTGGGAGCAGAAACAGCTGAGCCAGGGGGTGGGTCACGATCACCCCGGCACACCCACACAAAACCAGTCATAACTACCCTTTGTGGAGGACGGCCCTACTCTGCGCCAGGAACCAAGTTCCCGTAGAATATCGAATCAGAACGATTCGCCTCcgtctacagatgaagaaaaccgATAGCTACTAAGTAAGGAGGACAAAAGTAGCTCCGCATCGGGCAAGCGTCTGCTACCTCTCCGCGGTCCTCGGTTTCCTTGTCTGCAAATAAAGGGGGCTGGGCCGCACGAAGGCCCTTCCCCCTGGAAGTCCACACCGCCTGCGAGACCCCCATCCCCGACCCTCGGGGGCTCCATCTGCGCTCGGCCCACCTGCGGAGGAGGCCCGGTCAGGGTGTAGGTCTTCCCGGAGCCGGTCTGGCCGAAGGTGAAGACAGTGCAGGAGAAGCTGCGGGCGGCAGAGGCGCGGCTGGACCCCGGCGGCGGcccgcaggggtgggggtgggggggctgggggccgtGCCGGGGCCTCACTCACCCGCGCAGCGCCAGCTCGCCCAGACGCCGCACGCCGCACGCCCGGAACACGTCCTCCTGCGTGCGCGCCCCGTCCAGCACGGCGCCGAAGCGGAACGCCACGTCGGGGCCGCCGCCGGGGGGGctcacctggggagggggcggggggggtgcaGAGGCTGGGGCCTGGGACCGAGCTGCCCCGGAAAGGACCGAGGGGTCTCCAGGTAGGTTTctgacgggggggtgggggggttgggggtcaGTGGGTGGGAGGGATTCCTCACTTGCAGAGTCCGGGTCCCCGAGCAGTGCAGCGCGCTCTGTTCCCCTCGACGCAGCTCCGCCGCGCTCATGGGACGCACTCTGGGGTCCGGTGGGAAGGCAGAGGTCCATCCCGATGACGCCATCGGCCCCGTCCTCGATCGCCCTCGCTCCTCTCTCCTCGCTCCCGCCCAACCAACCTATACCTACCTGAGTACCACCTGGATGGGCGTT includes these proteins:
- the KIF12 gene encoding kinesin-like protein KIF12 isoform X4 is translated as MQRTFAWLLDRVRHLGAPVTLRASYLEIYNEQVRDLLSLGAPRPLPVRWNKTQGFYVEQLRVVEFGSLGALMELMQMANHIPLPLRTSRPFQLVEGLSRRRSSAHSLNQASSRSHALLTLYISRQTMPPVDPGEPPVGGKLCFVDLAGSEKVAATGSRGELMLEANSINRSLLALGHCISLLLDPQRKQSHIPFRDSKLTKLLADSLGGHGVTLMVACVSPSVQCLPETLSTLRYASRAQRVTTRPQAPKSPMAKQPQRLEMEIRQLQEENRCLRSQLGQVHPKASGLSGARVAWAQRNLYGMLQEFMLENERLRKEKSQLQSSRDQARDEQRVLAQQVHELERRLLCACSLHLPNPGPAPPCPCVMAPARPCHALPPLCSCPCCHLCPLCRAPLAHWACPHRGLQLPQVFGPKTPGGLALSAQPPPWAPPCNPDSAEFPRERSHSDWTRTRVLAEMLMREEVVPSAPPLPMGPPDASPVLRGGAAVPNLARRLEALRDQIGSSLRRGRSQPPPSEGTRSPSRVLPPC
- the KIF12 gene encoding kinesin-like protein KIF12 isoform X2, producing the protein MEERGSPDGDPARSLEQGPEGPETPIQVVLRVRPMSAAELRRGEQSALHCSGTRTLQVSPPGGGPDVAFRFGAVLDGARTQEDVFRACGVRRLGELALRGFSCTVFTFGQTGSGKTYTLTGPPPQGEGVPVPPNLAGIMQRTFAWLLDRVRHLGAPVTLRASYLEIYNEQVRDLLSLGAPRPLPVRWNKTQGFYVEQLRVVEFGSLGALMELMQMANHIPLPLRTSRPFQLVEGLSRRRSSAHSLNQASSRSHALLTLYISRQTMPPVDPGEPPVGGKLCFVDLAGSEKVAATGSRGELMLEANSINRSLLALGHCISLLLDPQRKQSHIPFRDSKLTKLLADSLGGHGVTLMVACVSPSVQCLPETLSTLRYASRAQRVTTRPQAPKSPMAKQPQRLEMEIRQLQEENRCLRSQLGQVHPKASGLSGARVAWAQRNLYGMLQEFMLENERLRKEKSQLQSSRDQARDEQRVLAQQVHELERRLLCACSLHLPNPGPAPPCPCVMAPARPCHALPPLCSCPCCHLCPLCRAPLAHWACPHRGLQLPQVFGPKTPGGLALSAQPPPWAPPCNPDSAEFPRERSHSDWTRTRVLAEMLMREEVVPSAPPLPMGPPDASPVLRVPNLARRLEALRDQIGSSLRRGRSQPPPSEGTRSPSRVLPPC
- the KIF12 gene encoding kinesin-like protein KIF12 isoform X1, with the translated sequence MEERGSPDGDPARSLEQGPEGPETPIQVVLRVRPMSAAELRRGEQSALHCSGTRTLQVSPPGGGPDVAFRFGAVLDGARTQEDVFRACGVRRLGELALRGFSCTVFTFGQTGSGKTYTLTGPPPQGEGVPVPPNLAGIMQRTFAWLLDRVRHLGAPVTLRASYLEIYNEQVRDLLSLGAPRPLPVRWNKTQGFYVEQLRVVEFGSLGALMELMQMANHIPLPLRTSRPFQLVEGLSRRRSSAHSLNQASSRSHALLTLYISRQTMPPVDPGEPPVGGKLCFVDLAGSEKVAATGSRGELMLEANSINRSLLALGHCISLLLDPQRKQSHIPFRDSKLTKLLADSLGGHGVTLMVACVSPSVQCLPETLSTLRYASRAQRVTTRPQAPKSPMAKQPQRLEMEIRQLQEENRCLRSQLGQVHPKASGLSGARVAWAQRNLYGMLQEFMLENERLRKEKSQLQSSRDQARDEQRVLAQQVHELERRLLCACSLHLPNPGPAPPCPCVMAPARPCHALPPLCSCPCCHLCPLCRAPLAHWACPHRGLQLPQVFGPKTPGGLALSAQPPPWAPPCNPDSAEFPRERSHSDWTRTRVLAEMLMREEVVPSAPPLPMGPPDASPVLRGGAAVPNLARRLEALRDQIGSSLRRGRSQPPPSEGTRSPSRVLPPC
- the KIF12 gene encoding kinesin-like protein KIF12 isoform X3, whose amino-acid sequence is MEERGSPDGDPARSLEQGPEGPETPIQVVLRVRPMSAAELRRGEQSALHCSGTRTLQVSPPGGGPDVAFRFGAVLDGARTQEDVFRACGVRRLGELALRGFSCTVFTFGQTGSGKTYTLTGPPPQGEGVPVPPNLAGIMQRTFAWLLDRVRHLGAPVTLRASYLEIYNEQVRDLLSLGAPRPLPVRWNKTQGFYVEQLRVVEFGSLGALMELMQMGLSRRRSSAHSLNQASSRSHALLTLYISRQTMPPVDPGEPPVGGKLCFVDLAGSEKVAATGSRGELMLEANSINRSLLALGHCISLLLDPQRKQSHIPFRDSKLTKLLADSLGGHGVTLMVACVSPSVQCLPETLSTLRYASRAQRVTTRPQAPKSPMAKQPQRLEMEIRQLQEENRCLRSQLGQVHPKASGLSGARVAWAQRNLYGMLQEFMLENERLRKEKSQLQSSRDQARDEQRVLAQQVHELERRLLCACSLHLPNPGPAPPCPCVMAPARPCHALPPLCSCPCCHLCPLCRAPLAHWACPHRGLQLPQVFGPKTPGGLALSAQPPPWAPPCNPDSAEFPRERSHSDWTRTRVLAEMLMREEVVPSAPPLPMGPPDASPVLRGGAAVPNLARRLEALRDQIGSSLRRGRSQPPPSEGTRSPSRVLPPC